CCCATCACTGCTCCCAGTGAAACAGAATTCAGCATTCACCTATTCACTCGACAAATATACATTAAACAGCTATCGCATGCCAGGCACTCTCCTGGGCCTTTGGGAGGATACATCAGTGAGCCAAAGATCCCTGCTTTCGttgagcttacattctagtgggggcCGATGTCTACTGGGTATAGAATTTGGAGTTTAGAAAAGAGGTCTGAACTAGAGGAAACATAATGAGTTGTCGGCATATAGAGAGCAAGTAATATCACTCAGCTAGATGAGATTGCTAACCAAAGAACCAGGAATCAAGCCTtgggcaccccaatgttcagagaagaggaagacccaGGCCATGTGGAGTCCAACAATCGTGGGCGTTGGAGGCGAGCTGGAAGGATAGGAGGCGATGGCCAGAGAGTGCGACCCGTGGGACGGAGGTTGCGGAGAAGCTGCGGTCATGAGTAATGGTAGTCCCTCTGTGGGAGTTAGTGGCCGACAGAGTGGAGGACAGGGCTATTGGAGGAGAGGAGCTGGATTGGTGACATGCATGTTTTTATTAACGCCAGGATTTAGACAGCAGAAGTGTTAGAGAGAGTGGCAATGATCCATTCAGAAGATAAAGTCACAGAGAAACGAGAGGGTGTGACCTAGGAGCAAGTAGCTGACAGCAAACATAAGGCGAAGTGGAGAAAATAATCTGATAGTACGAGACTCATTtagcagggagggagaatggtCTGGAAGCAGCAACGCACTGCCCTCTGAACAAAGCCCGCCTGAAGACACAGTCCCCGCCCCGTCACCTTCTGTCTTCCTCCCAGAGGACACAAGTCGGGGATGAAGGGACGCTCGTGTCTGTGCTGCAGATGCTGATACAGACGTCGCCGAACGAAGCAGCCTTGGAGGCAGCCCTGTGCTTGGGCTTCCTGAGGCCCTGCAGCAACACAGTCCGAGAGTTCTTGCTGCAGTGCATGCGCCAAGGGCCCAGGCCCCAGAGTATGAAGGTGCGAGGGGCAGGCGGCTGGGCTCCCTGGGGAGCACAGGGGAAACGGAGGCCAGTGCTGACTTCCATGGGGCTTGGGCCCTGTCATCCTCACCCCAGGGAAAGCAGCTTCAGCAGGGAGTACTGTGGGGTCATGTGTGTGGGAATATGTGTATGCATGGGTATGGGGTCATATGGACTTAAATGTCCGTGTGTCTGTGTATACTGGATTTGCATGGGAATTCATTTATGTATGTGCACACTCGAGAGGCAGGACCCCACCCGTCCCCCACAAGTTCTAGACCCTGCCTGCCCCCGACAGGCACTTAGGATGCTGGTCGAGAGGATGCACATACACTCAGCCGAGGCCATCAGGGCCATCCTGGACCAGCTGTGCCATTCTAGTGTCCTTGAGGTGAGCTCCAGGGCTGCCCGGTGCCCTTGCTTCTGCAGCACTAGGACAGGGTTGGGGGATGGACAAGAAAGATGGTCTGTCCCTCATGCTTCCCCACCGCTGCCCTCAGCACCGCTTTGAAGCCACCCAGCTGCTCAAGGCCATTGGGCCGGAGCAGATCCAGGCACAGGGACTGGAGGGACTCGTCTTTGACCTGCTCAGGAGGAAGATACACAATGAGCCTTTCCTTGTAAGTGAAGCCCAGGCTCCCTGGCCCGGGCAGCCTGAGAATCACATTCACCCTACTCCATTGTTTCCCTAACGCAGCCCACGTTTTCAAGCCACCTTGCCTTTGCTCAGGCAGTTCTCTCAGCAAGATGCCTCCCTCCTCTGCAGGGTGAAAAACCTGTCACACCCACTAGTGactcctctctccttctgcctgTTAGAATACAACAGTCCCTTCAAGACCAATCCTAATGCCAAACCACTGCAAAACAGACTCACGTCTGCCCTCCTGTGTTCCCTTGCTTTTATCTTTACAATAGCTTACTACAAAACTCGCTGCAGAACTTCTATCTGAATCAGACAGAAGGGAGTCAGGCTGCGTCTCACCTAGGCACAAGTCTTTGCAGTGGCTCCCCGATGCCCTCAGAAGGGTTCACCCTGTCCTTCACCGCCCAAGGCCTGCTCCCCGCTAGCTTCATCTCAGCCGCTCCCCCTCAGAACCACACACCAACCTTCGTCTCAACCACTCCCCCCTCAGAACCACACACCGACCGGGCTCAGGGTGCCCCATCCCGACTTTTTCCCGTGGTCCCAGTGTGCCGCACTTTCGAGAGTCGTAGTTTGGTCACCCAGCTGAACTGAACTATTTTCTGTTCTCTAAACCCTCTGAGCTCTCTCGCTTGACTCCAGGCTTCTGCACCTGTTCCCCCTCTGCCGGGAATAtcaccctcccccaggcctctgcctggTTAACTCCCACTCACCCTTCAGGTGTCAGTTGAGGAGTTAACTCCTCCAGGAAATCTTGCTGGTGCGCAGACTGAATTAGGAGACCTTCCTGTGCGCACCCTACACTTAGTTCAGCTGTGACCCTTATCACGGCAACGCTGTTGCCTACTCACTTGTCTGCTTCCCCTACCAGACCACAAGCAAGGCCCTTCGTACGGGTAGCACAAACTAAATGTTCAACAAAGGTGTGTGAAGCACTTAAGGGTACACCCCTGCATCCCTTCCCTCTTCAGGCCATGAGGCAGGCTGTGGCTCAAACTGTGGAAGAGCTCAAGATGAAGCCTATGATGTTGAACCTGGTGGAGATGTGAGTGGCTTGGCCTGGGAGCTGCCAGGGCCAAGTCCTAAGCTgtgggaagggggcagagggTCAGAGAGCTGAGAACCTGCTGCCAGTCCCCAGCTCTCGCTTGCCTGTGCCCCTGGCCAAGTCCCTCTGACTCCTGGGCTCTTCTCCAACTGTAAAAAGACGCTGGTTACCCCTACCACGCAGGGTTGTCATTATAAAGCTCAGACTGAGATGAGGACACAAAAGGTCAAGTTCTGGACAGATGCAACTGTCATTAAGCACCTTCTCACCAATTCTAGTACCTGCCTTTCCCCTCCTAGCCCCTCTCCTGACCCAAGAAACAAGAGggagaaattaatgaaattagCATCACTCAGCAGCCGTATGCCCAACTCACTCTGGGCCATAATAAGAAACAATCAGCCTTCCTCCTTCTGCCCCTTAACTGGACCACGCACTCACTCCCTTCGACACAGGCAACTGACGAGCTCAAACGCCATTGCCCGCCAGGAGGCGGTCATCTCCTTGGTAAGACGCTCTGCTTCTCTGACCAGATGGGCTGCTGGCAGGGGCATCAGGCTGCTGAGCAAAACTACTGAGGGCAGAAAAGGGCTGTAAAGTTTGGGGAGGTTGTTTGCTGGCTTGTTTATTCTACAATTCCAGCCCTGGAGCTCAGAGTAACCTTTTCTTCGGGATCGGAGGTCTGCGGGACAGGGGACAGGAGGTGGGTGTGAGGGGCATCACTTAGATACTGCAGAAATCCTCTTAACCTTTGCCGGTGAGTAGTGTGTACTGGCAGCCACCGCAGCGACCCTAGAAGGCAAGGACAGGGACACCTCAGCTGGGAGCCCATCTCAGCTCTCCAGGCCACAGGCCACCTCAAGGGGGCGAGCAGGGGCAAGAGCAGGCGCGGGCGCCCTCCCGGGGCTGGCTCCTTAGGTGCTGTCCTCTGCCGCTGCCAGGGCGTCCTGGGGGTCCGCAGCCCGCAGGTGCTCAACTTGCTCCTGGACATGCTGGACGAGGAGCACAGCCAGCCTGTGAAGAAGAGTGTAAGGCGCTCCTTGCTCTGCTCCTCTTCCCAACCCCTCCTCCAGGCCTGTCCCATCCATCCCCGCGGTGTGTtgtcaggagggagaggggaataaaCCCTCAGCCACTATCCCTTGACCTCATTCCTTGGGACCATAGCGGCCTGTGGCCAGAGCTCCCCTGGGTtgctccctccactcccagccTTAGCCTGAAGACAGCCAGCCACGGGGCCTTTATTTCAATGCAGCTACAAGAAGCATTCGTTGTTTTGGCCTCAACTGATCCCTGGATCCAAAACAAGGTGAAAAACAAGGTTCTCTGTGTATATGAGGCCCCTAAGAACGAGAAGGCAGAGCCTACAAGGTTCAGGCAAAAAGTTGACAGCCCAGAGGAGTTAAACATCCAAGACTTCCGACTTGTACAGCTGAACCCCTTGCTTATTGCAAAGGCCAGCGCCACAACTGACCCGCAGAAAAAGCCAAGCGCCCAGAAGGGGTCTGCCTGCTACCTCActtctgccttccctccctgtTTCTCTAAACCACTGAAACACAAGCCCCAGGCCACAGGGCCCTGGACGCCAGCGATCCGGAAGCAGCTCCAGATCCTTGCCAAAACCTCCACATAGGTCAGTTCTTTGGGTCTAACCCGCACTTCCTGAGGGTGCATCTCAGGCTCCCCTTCCCAGAATAAATCTCTGCTTATCTCCCCAGAATAAATGTGTGTCCCCCTGCCTACCACTGCCGGTCCCTTCTTCTACGGCTACACCGAAACACAGGCCTCCTCTCTCTCATCTGAGTGTTCCTTCTGCTCAGCCCCATGTCCTTTtcatgaagggagagagagagcagaaccAAAGCTGCTCTAGATGGCCAGCCTACCTCCCTAAATCAGGCCCCTGTCTATGCCCAGAACTTAAGGACAAAGCTAGAAAGCTGAGCCACTGCCCAGGGCAGGTTGCTGaagggaaaacaggagaaaatcctGGAAAGCTTGGCTCTCGGACAATTTCCTCTCACTAACATGCCCAGCCCGCCACCTCTCTATCAGCGGTGAGGGGACAATTGGGCTGTGGTCAGACCACCACCCTCTCTGCTGTCTCCCCCCACACCTACTTTCTACCCACCTCTGGGCCACTCCCTTGGACAGTGCTGTTCATTCTCCGAAACGGCTTTGGTTTCTCCCGTTTAATGACAGCTTCAGTTTCCCTTTGCCTGTAGGACCTGCCACACCAACCCCAACAAGCTACGTCCtccccatcaagaaaaaaagcgCACTTTGGAGTCAGACCATCTGAAATCTGGGGTCCATCACTTAATCGATCTTGACTGGACAAGTTACTTGCCTTTCTGTTCCTCGCCTACAAAATGAAGAGAGTAATGGGCTCTACTTCAGAGAGGTCCcataaggattaaaaataagcctcacagtgcctggcatcacAGAGAAAGCTCTCAAATGTGAACTTGTTCTCATTTCCTCTCTTCAGTGGTGTCACATGCGCCTGTGACCACCAGAGGCTGAAAACATCCTGCCGCTCCCCTCTACTTCCCCAAACTTATTGCAGCGCTCTAATGGGAGCTCAAGCTTTTCCCATCAAGCAAAGAAagattaaagttaaataaatgttcCCTTGCGCTCCCCATACGCCAGGTTCAAGTGTAGCCCAGCTATTCTGAACCCAGCGTGGTGTGTGTCATTCAGCTTTATGTCCCCTCCTGCCCTAACACTTCCAGATTCATGTTCTGCCCCACAGAGAGtggccaaaaaaaccccccacaacaCAACAGAATAGTGTTGACAAGCTGGAGTATAAGCAACACTGCCTCTAACAGTACAGCACAAAGACCAAAGGCAGCAAAAATAATCTTCCTCTCTTGCCCACTCCGCAGCGTTGGGCCAGTAAGCAATATAACCCAAATTTCCCTGGGCCTTCACCATCTGTGGGTACAAACAAGGCAACATTAACTACATAATTCTCAAGTCCAGCGAAGTCCTGCCCACAGCTCTGCAGCCCATCCTCCTCCATAGTTCTGGGTCTCTGCTCGGTAGCACCTCCATCCTAATTTCACCAAGCCTTGCCAGAGGATTTAAGACAGCACTGAGCTTGGAGGTCTGCATAGAGCACTCCCCCTCTGGTTCACCACAGCCGCAGCCAGAGTCTCTAGGAGGCCTGAAATGCCCACTGCTCTCAGCACCGAGTCTGTTGCGAATGATCCTCGGACACCATCCAAAATATAaatcctcccccttctctctcttctcactcTAATGGGTTCTGTGGATACAAATAGCATCAACACCCCCCGCCTCTTCCTAGAACATTCTCACCCACctctgagctgctgctgctgctgaaattGGGCTGTCTTGAACCAGTGTCTTCCTGGAACCTCAGAGGTTGCTCATCCTTCTATATTCCTTCCAACGTCATCACCATCCTGGACTTTCATATAAGTCATTGTTTCTCTGAGGGTCTTGGCTCCCCAACCAGCTATACCATCCTCTGGCCCACTTCCTTATTTTGTCTCATTCATCGCCTGAACCTTGGTCCTGCGTCACCCTGACCAATGCCTTTGGTCAGCCATCCATCACCCAGCTTCTTAGTCCTTGGTTTCACCTAAAaggcctctctcccttccactctcttcaGTTATCCACCTCCACGGCCACACCTAGCCCTTGTCACCCCCAGGAATTTCTCCATCTCCAAAATCTTGAACATACACTTTCTGACCTAAACCTTCTGTCAATCCCGTTCTTTTTATCCCCACTACCAGTTCTTCGAATCTCGTCAGCAACACGAAGCTCTTGACTTCCCTACACTGTCCCTGTTagccccttttcttctctccctgcccaGCCTGGCGTCCATCCACCAACCACTGTCCTTGCTATTTTCATACCCAACCCTGAAGCCTATAACCAGGTTGCTGACTAAAGCTGGAGAAAAATCAGACATCTACACAGACTGGTGGCTCCCAAATACTTGCCTCCTACCttaaccaagcccttattattgtCCAGCCATTTTCTGAATTCCTACAATGGTTATTTCGAGCTTTCTCTACTATCCTCACATTTCCTACAGTCTCTGCAAACTTTCTAACCTGTTACTTCCCCAGCTCTCAATCAACCGTAATActctgttaaggaaaaaaaaaaaataaaggccatCAGATGGAATTACCTGAACTTCCTGCCACCTCTGCTATCAGCATCCTGCATGTAGTAAAGAGCACAGGCTCGAAAGCCAAGCGCTTGAGTAAGAACCGTGGCTCTGCCCCTTCCTAGACATGTGATCCCGAACAAGCTGCTGAACCTCTCTCAGTGCCTCTGCTCTTCCCGGTGCCCTCCGGAAAGCCCCTTCCCAGTGGCAACCAAAATCACTTATACAATTCGCCTTTATCGTGAAATGTCCCGTGCCACCTTGCCTGATAGCATTGTTGCGAGAATGAAGAGttgacacacatacacacacattgcTTGTAACGGTGCTCCCAATAAATGCTAGTCATTTGTTactattattgggttggccaaaaagcttcCATTCTTCCCATTCGATGGCTCTAGTAgagtttagttgtctttaacttcattcaaaacaattttgttagattctattgtgacagctgtttatatcagcatgcattaaaaaaaccatcaaaattggtgaatttttgtgcagccattttatattgaagatggaagaaaataagcattttGGGCAtattttgtgcagtgtatggagaagatgctgtgaccaATCGAATGTGTCAAAAAGCAATTTGccaagtttcttggtactactgacatgttggccaaataattcttcgcTGTGAgactgtcttatgcactggaagatgtttagcagcacccctggcctctacccactagaagccaatagcaggagatggccgacatactcaaaatatctaaatcaatagttattggtgaaaatgaaaaatgtgacttctattttatgaaaaaaatgaaacggACTTTTTGATCAACCCAATATTATATCAGCATCTGCAGCTATCCTCACCTCCAATTACAAGAGGCATCTCCTCTTCTAAGGGAAGTCTTTCACCCCGTGTTCTAGATGCCGTTCTTTCAAGGGATTTGAACATTAATCATCCCTCTTTCAAGTCGCGTGTAAACATGCTCAATTCTCACCCATCTTCAAAATGAcctcccacagccctggcaggggtggctcagttagttggttgtgggttcaattagTGGTCCGGGCTCATGAAAGAGATAactggtttctctctcacatcagtgtttccttccctccttccctccctcccctctctctacaacTAATaggcatgtccttgagtgaggataaaaaataaccTCCCACAAACCCATGTCCCTGTCTAGGTGACTCCTCTCTTCTTACCACACCCCTCATAATCAATTCTTAAATAATTGTCCACattctgtctccatttcccatttGCTATTCATTACCCCATTTTGGTTTAGGTTCAGAATTCAATTCTCCACCAAAACTGCTTTTGCTAAGGCAGTGGTTCCCAATAGGGCGATTTTGCCCCCCAAGGGGCATTTGGCAACATCaggagacatttttagttgtcaccACTGGGGAGTGCTACTGATACCTCCCAGTAGAGGccggggatgctgctaaacatcccacaatgcacagggcagccctcTACAACAAAGATTTATCCAACCCAAAATGTCGGGAGTACCAAGGTGGAGAAACCCCGTGCAGAGATGAATTATAACCTCCATACTGCTACAGAAAATGAATGCTATCCTACACATGACTCGGCCTGGCTTGAGTGCTTGACACCCATAGCTCCTCCTTCCTTGAAATTCACTTTTCCCTTGGGTCACTGGTCATTCTGTCTCATTTCAGGATCCTCTTCTGTTATCTCTTTATCGGTATTTCTCAAGGTTCTGTCCTCGGCTCTTCTCTCTCTATAACCCAAAACTGTTAGAATAAACTGGGTAGGGCTCTTTTCAAACACGCCCCGGTCTCACTCATAGACTTCATCATTTGGAGTGAAGTCCAGGtctccttttctaaaaaaaaaaaaaaaacttgttaatTCTAGCACACAGCTAAGATAAAGATCCACTACTATAGACAGTCTTATTTTAATCATATCCACTCTCATCAACTGAGTTACCTTTTATATATTGAATCTCAAAGCTGTAACTGTAATCGATTCCCTCACTGGGTCAATGTTCACTGGGTCCCTACTCTGGGCCTCATACTGTTCCAGGCCCTGGGGTAGAACGGTGAGCAACAGACGAGGCTCCCTGCTCTCCAGGAGCTCATATTCTAATCCAGGTCAGAGAAATGAACCACCACAAAGAAGATCATTTCAAATACTGAGAAGTACTGTGACAGCGATGTAAGGGGTGATGTAAGAGTAACTAGAGAGAGACAGTACTTAAACAAAAAGGCCAGGGAAgacctgggagggggaaggaggaaagagtatGACCCAAAACTGCAGTGAAAAGGAATGAGCCATATGAACATCTGACGAACGAGAACCCTAGACAAAGCATGTAGAATATACTGAAGCAGAAGCATATTTGGTGCCATAGAGATTTATGACCAGTGTGCTTAAAGCAAGGTAAGTACGGATAAATGACATATAAGGAAGTCGGAGAGGTAGACAGGCCAGATCCTATAGGGCTTTGTAAGCCAGGGGAAGGAATTCATAGCCTATGTGCAACAGAAAGGCACTGGAAGGGTTTTAAAGAGCCATGACATATGGTCTGATTCACACCTTTACATCATTCGGCTGCTGtatgaaaaaatacatcttaGAGGGGCAAGACTGTGGGGCCCTAGTAATGGGCTATTGCAATTGTCAAGAAAAGATACTACTATGGCTTATACTAGGATTGTAACCAAGATGGTTccaggatatattttgaaggtagaattAAAAGGACCTACAGGTACtgaaggaataaaagagaaatcaAGTGGAAGTGCTAAGCTTTTTATCCCATCTGATCTAGGTGGAGAGTATCACATCTACTGAGATAAGAAAAACTGGGAAGAGAGAAACCGATTTGGAGAGGGAGATCAAAGTTCTGTTCAGTCCTGGAGGAACTGCCAAGAGAAACCAAGTTCAGCTCAGCACGTCCACTAGGCAGCTGGACATAACCCAGAGTTAAGGGAAGAGGTCAGGATTCAAGACGTATTTGGTAGTCATCATTGTGTTAGGTGGTATTTAAAGCAGTAACCTCAACGAGTTTGCCCAGGATAAAAAGTGAGGATAAACTTAAATAAGAGAAGGGGTATCAGAACAAGCCCTGCGGAACTTCCAATATGCAAAGATCACGTAGAGAAGTTAGCAAAGCAAGTCATAAAATCAGGGGAGCACAATGTTGAATATCAGTTCTCTGAGCTGCAGATATGCACATACAGCTGCCTACCAGATGTCTATACTTGTAAATTTGAGTGCCCCAAATTCCACATACCTAAAACAGTCCATTCCCACCTTGCTCCCAAACCTGTTCCTTTCCCCATGTTTCAATGAACAGCACATCTATCCGACTGCCCGGGCCCGAAACCTACCTCTTCCCTCCCAACTACCTCTGTTGTTCAGCCCAATTCTGTCAGATTTCCCTCCTTACTTCTCAGATCTAGTTACCTCCTGCTCATCCTGTCAACATCTGAGCTCAGACTGGTATTTCTCACCAGCCTACCATCCTGTCTCCTGTCCAGCCTCTCCCCAAGGCAGCTGTAACTGTCTTTCAGTAGATGCC
This window of the Desmodus rotundus isolate HL8 chromosome 9, HLdesRot8A.1, whole genome shotgun sequence genome carries:
- the HEATR9 gene encoding protein HEATR9 isoform X2, encoding MAYEKSVDISDISRSMLKYPWLEYPDRIKELKKASAPVYLPLSCFQMPKEEFPPSPECWRQHPSQSKSAPYYYSEKPELYTYWQTLYNERPEREAQKMWQKMRACPRYVKSELTESLKAPREDEQLYAAQALGCLGVGEQFVIEALLQVAQTGPEKVVREAYRTLAMLGCLEKDVIQALITQLKGQNEEQRMDTLRGLRIALNSWAAVPKHKRTQVGDEGTLVSVLQMLIQTSPNEAALEAALCLGFLRPCSNTVREFLLQCMRQGPRPQSMKALRMLVERMHIHSAEAIRAILDQLCHSSVLEHRFEATQLLKAIGPEQIQAQGLEGLVFDLLRRKIHNEPFLAMRQAVAQTVEELKMKPMMLNLVEMQLTSSNAIARQEAVISLGVLGVRSPQVLNLLLDMLDEEHSQPVKKSLQEAFVVLASTDPWIQNKVKNKVLCVYEAPKNEKAEPTRFRQKVDSPEELNIQDFRLVQLNPLLIAKASATTDPQKKPSAQKGSACYLTSAFPPCFSKPLKHKPQATGPWTPAIRKQLQILAKTST
- the HEATR9 gene encoding protein HEATR9 isoform X1, producing MAYEKSVDISDISRSMLKYPWLEYPDRIKELKKASAPVYLPLSCFQMPKEEFPPSPECWRQHPSQSKSAPYYYSEKPELYTYWQTLYNERPEREAQKMWQKMRACPRYLKEGTATQKAYLPMIQLTVKPQKEPKSLLPTGDSLKWQRLKELTESLKAPREDEQLYAAQALGCLGVGEQFVIEALLQVAQTGPEKVVREAYRTLAMLGCLEKDVIQALITQLKGQNEEQRMDTLRGLRIALNSWAAVPKHKRTQVGDEGTLVSVLQMLIQTSPNEAALEAALCLGFLRPCSNTVREFLLQCMRQGPRPQSMKALRMLVERMHIHSAEAIRAILDQLCHSSVLEHRFEATQLLKAIGPEQIQAQGLEGLVFDLLRRKIHNEPFLAMRQAVAQTVEELKMKPMMLNLVEMQLTSSNAIARQEAVISLGVLGVRSPQVLNLLLDMLDEEHSQPVKKSLQEAFVVLASTDPWIQNKVKNKVLCVYEAPKNEKAEPTRFRQKVDSPEELNIQDFRLVQLNPLLIAKASATTDPQKKPSAQKGSACYLTSAFPPCFSKPLKHKPQATGPWTPAIRKQLQILAKTST